The stretch of DNA TAATTCCATTTCACTAAGCAACCTTGCAAATGCCGCTGGAATTGCTTCTGGAATTGAAATGAGACTCCATCCTATCTCACTGAGCAACCTTGCAAATGTCCTCATACTCAATAGCCTTGAGAACTTTCCCATCATAGAGGCCCTTTTCAACCTGCAGTTTGGCGGAGAATCTCTCTGTGTCCACTGAGAGCAGCCTTGCATTCGAGCCCCGGTAAGCCCCGTTAACAATCCGCACCAGCCCACCAATCTGCGGGAGGACAGTCTCAAGCTCATCCTGGTCGACCCTGAGAACATGCTTGCTCTCCAGCATCTCAATCTCCCCGACATACTTATCAATCACCCTCTTCACCAATCCCTTCTGCTTGTAGTACCCCTTCTCGGCCAGCGACTTGCTCATCACCTTGACAACGATACCAGGGCACAGCCAGTAGTCCTTCCGGTTGCTCCGCTCCTtggccttctcctcctccttcatcAGATCATCAATTGCCGACCTCCTGGTGTCCGTTGCCTTCCCTGCAACTTTCGCCTTCTTGTtgggcacctcctcctcttcctcctcgaagCCAAATTTCATCTTTGGCTTATCATCAAAAGGATTAATCTTAGGCGGCGGCACAGCCCGCTGGAGCGCAATGGCAATCTTCCCAGTTGGCTTATTGGCCTCTTTCCCCTCCTCCTGATGTTCTTCCTGATCATCCTCGTCTGATCCCGAATACTCATCATCCTCGCTGCCGAGGTCATCATCAGCATTAGCATCATCGTCTTCTTCGCCATTAGCCTGGGCTTTCTGTGCACGCTCGATCTGACGGGCAATCATGAGCTCCTGGCGCTCGTCCTCGGCGAGGTCGGACTTGACCCTCTTGCGCTTGAGCCTGGCCTTGATGGCCTGCTCCGAGTCGCGGTCGATGTAGGTGATGAACCAGCCCTTGGGCGTGTCCTCGACTTTGGCGtggccctcgcggccgaggaactTGACGAACTCGGTGAGCGTGGCCCAGCGGGTGGAGTTCATGTGCACGTGGTGGCGGTCGGCGATGAACTCGTTGTAGATGACGGTGGCGGCGACGCGGGAGCTGCGGTGGGCGCGGCGGAGCAGGGTGAGGAACTCCTCGAGGAACTCGTCGGAGAAGCCCTCGACGACGCGGTCGGGGGCCTGGCCGAAGATGGCCATCTGCCGCTGGTGCGACTCCGACATGCAGTGGCACTTGAAGCCGTTCTCGTCGCGGCACTGCTTCTGGCACATCTGGCAGTACCACCGCAGCTTCTGCAGCCCCTTGGCCTTGATCCGGTTCGCGATCGCCTTGGGCGTCAGGAAGTCGCTCTTCCCCATCGCGCCGCctgcgccgccggcgccgccgggaACGTGCGGAGGGGAGGGGAGTGGGTTTGCGAGGGGCTGGGAGCGGCGCGCGGCGAGTGGGGGCGCCGGGTTTGGGTcggtcggcgggcggcggcggtggttggcgGCCGGAGAGATCCGCGAGGGCAGGCAAGCGGTGGATTAGGGATTGGGGATTGGACTGTGGAGTCGGTTTGGAGACGTGGGGATCTCGAGGACTTATTAGCAAACCAGCACGTACCCACTCTGACACGGTGGCTAACACGTATACAACTCGGACATGTATACAATTTTTTTCACAAATACGCAAAGTTTATGTATTTTTTTCAAAAAGTATTTTCATTGATAGAAAAAGTATAGAATGAGTTCAACGATCCATGAGAAACAACCTGAATCAACACGACGATCAACATCTCCAAATTCAAGAACGAGAACGCCGCCAAGAAACTACACAGTGCCTTTGTAAAAAGAAAATGATATTGTGGCGTTGTCGCCGTCCAGTCCAACAAGCTGGACCTAGAGCTACCCGGATGATGCAAAAGGGCACAGATATAGGTCATGACAGCGCCTCCAAGAAGGAGACGACACCCCTaggtgtcattgttgcaagcatccAACACACTCGTGTGCATTCATCTCAGCATATATACTTTCCTCTCAAGAGGCGCGCAAGTATCTTTTCCCCACGAGAGCATCCCGCAAGCGAGGGCTGAAACTGTATATATGTATGGGTTGCTATTGTAAAGTGTACACAACACCTCGCCAAGTCCTTTGGCGAAGATCTCCTCACGAGATGCTCACAAAGGAACAGACAAACGCGCTTCGTTGTAAAAAAAATACGAATGATTGCAGGCGAGTACATCCCTTCGGGGCAAGTACCTAACCCTCCATGAGGAACCCGAGGAGATCCTCCACAAGAATTCTGAAAGATTCCCGCAAGGAGCAACAAGATGTCCTCCACGAGGGACATAAGCAAAGTTTCTCGAGAGATCCCCCACAGGCACTACCTCGACTAGATTTGAACTGTCATCAGTTTGCATATTAACTAGATTTGGATTGTCATCTACAAGAGGTTGCTCCTCCCCAGATTGTTTTGCATTTTCAGCAATAGATTCAGAAGTAATTTCAGCGCTTAAAGTTGAACCGATCCCCTTGGAAAAGAATTCCACTTCCCTTTTCCTATCTTTTCATTCTTTTAGCACATCAAATTGATAAAAGATAGAAATTAATAACTAATCCGTTCATTTGCCGAACACCACGCACACAACAATAGGGAGGCAGAATTACCTTCATGAGTTCAGGTGTCTCGGAGCAGACGGCAGAGCGACGGCGAGCAGCGAGCACCCTAGCCAGATGCTGAGATGAGGAGACCTGGAGACGAAGAGGCAGACAGAGCGTAACTTCCAATCGATTAATTTGCCGCTTGGTCTGCCTACTCCACGGCACAGACCCTATTTATCGCCCGTTGCGAGTCGTAACTCGGACTCGCCCGCTTACGAGTTCTAAGCGGGTCGACCCATTAGTTTTtctttaaggagaaaagataagaaAACATGATGGAAAGGAGGGATTTGAACTTCGGATCTCGGCATCGAGGTCATAGCGGCACAGCAACTGGGCTACGACGCGTTCATGTCCAACTTTCTTTTTAAATCTTTTTATTGTCtacttttttgttttcatttttttccattttcttctctatttatgtttttcttttttgtttttattttccgtTTTATtccttctttttgtttctttttctgttttattatttatttttagttttatttttctttatttgaaaATATTCGTTTTTGATATCTTAAAAATCTGAGTGTTACTGTGAAGCTATGAGTGTCGAATCGCCAGTCTGTTCACATGTTGGAAGGAGATCTCAAGCCGTTTTTGTCCAAGTACAATGCATTGGAGTGTTTGTGCCTGGGCCGTTGTTACCCAGTGCTTAATCTGAAAGTACAGAAACCACTATTGGCTGCGTAATTTATCTGTCCGGTGATGACAGCTGCAGATTATAGAATTTAGTGCTCCGAATCTAACAAAATTTGAGTATTCGGGTCAAGCCATACCCACTCGGTGAATCCATGAAGCCAACAGAAGCTGCGTGTGGAGGTTACTATACTTTGGTTTTGGGAACCTGGCCAACTGATGAGCAGAATGGAGTGTGAGTGGGAAAGACAAGCAGTGAAGGGGCAAAGAGAATTTAAAATGACTGGCAGCTTTTAGAGAAAAATCTACCAAGAGGAAAACAATCCTGTAAATTGGCGAGTATAAAGGTTCCGCAGCAAGGTTACAAAAATTATCTCTCGCATAAGGATAACAGTACTGAACAGTAAACACTCCTAAACGAAGAGATGGCTGATCGTCGGAATACTATGTTTACGCTGGATGGGCTGCAACATTACCAAGGTGATATGCGGACAGTCCGTCTATCATCCAGACGAATCAGATGATATCCATTTAAATTTGTGCTATTGacacatattgtttttgtcaaaaaTTGTTTATCTTTACTTTGGTCTGTATATTTTTATATGCAGGGTAATTATTCACTTTAAAGTGGTGTTATACCGCCGTGCCATGCTGCTCAATGAAAACAACCAAGTTGCCGTCCTTGCGGACAAATTGATATCAGCATATCAGGGTCACACCCGCTCATACAAGCGGCCCAATGGATGTGTACAAGCCGCCGCCATACGGGCCAATTTACTCCAACAACTCTGAAGCAAGCCATAATATATTAACAGCCTTCGCCTATACCGGATGGCTCAAAGGACAAGCGCATGAGTCGCCACCACCGTGGTTTGTTTAAATTCAACAACCAGCTGGGATGAACCGTTGGCCGGATTACTGACGCAAATCATATGGGGTCATTTATAACACGCCGCGGTCGACCTCAAGTTTTCgtggattcacatcgtgttatCAACACTAAGGATATACAATGAGTGTTGCGAAGATCATTAACTCGCCACCTTGCTTCCAGCTTCAACATATGACAGCGTTTCGTTGTTCAGCTATATGCCAGTTTATATCACAGCCAaacatggagaatctcaagacaactcctcgagtcgtcttaagactcgggggctacaatgatataactcagcaaatcttgccagtttcaacaaatttaagaaccccaggacgatgaagggaaaaataacccggtcccagaggctactgctatattgatgaaaatttaaaggccgtcagaaaatttccggcttaaaaagtatATGACATTTACAAAATTTCGGCTCAATGAAGAaattccgggtcatcagaaaggattccggttcaagagacatctctctcccataaagcgttgaagctctcaaatatccggtttaaaatctggttcaagggaagtcagtctcactgaagctctcaaatatccggtttacaatccgtctcaagggaaatctgtctcccacaaagctctgaagctttcAATATCCGGCTCAATGCCTTGTTTAAGACGAATTCATTACTCACAAgtttgagttctcaga from Triticum dicoccoides isolate Atlit2015 ecotype Zavitan chromosome 6A, WEW_v2.0, whole genome shotgun sequence encodes:
- the LOC119315221 gene encoding KIN17-like protein, which encodes MGKSDFLTPKAIANRIKAKGLQKLRWYCQMCQKQCRDENGFKCHCMSESHQRQMAIFGQAPDRVVEGFSDEFLEEFLTLLRRAHRSSRVAATVIYNEFIADRHHVHMNSTRWATLTEFVKFLGREGHAKVEDTPKGWFITYIDRDSEQAIKARLKRKRVKSDLAEDERQELMIARQIERAQKAQANGEEDDDANADDDLGSEDDEYSGSDEDDQEEHQEEGKEANKPTGKIAIALQRAVPPPKINPFDDKPKMKFGFEEEEEEVPNKKAKVAGKATDTRRSAIDDLMKEEEKAKERSNRKDYWLCPGIVVKVMSKSLAEKGYYKQKGLVKRVIDKYVGEIEMLESKHVLRVDQDELETVLPQIGGLVRIVNGAYRGSNARLLSVDTERFSAKLQVEKGLYDGKVLKAIEYEDICKVAQ